Proteins encoded by one window of Cheilinus undulatus linkage group 13, ASM1832078v1, whole genome shotgun sequence:
- the kctd1 gene encoding BTB/POZ domain-containing protein KCTD1 isoform X2, with amino-acid sequence MFQDNRSSMSRPMITRSPVSPLSNQGIPTPAQLTKSNAPVHIDVGGHMYTSSLATLTKFPESRIGRLFDGTEPIVLDSLKQHYFIDRDGHMFRYILNFLRTSKLLIPDDFKDYSLLYEEARYFQLQPMLAEMERWRQDQELGRVSCPCECLVVRVAPDLGERITLSGDKALIEDVFPEIGDVMCNSVNAGWNHDSTHVIRFPLNGYCHLNSVQVLERLQQRGFEIAGSCGGGVDSSQFSEYVLRRELRRTSQRGPNSNRIKQEQLD; translated from the exons GATAATCGGTCCAGCATGTCCAGACCCATGATCACACGGTCACCAGTGTCTCCCTTGAGTAACCAGGGCATCCCCACACCTGCACAGCTCACCAAGTCCAACGCCCCTGTGCACATTGATGTGGGCGGACACATGTACACCAGCAGTCTGGCCACCTTAACGAAATTCCCTGAATCCCG AATCGGTCGTCTCTTTGATGGCACAGAGCCCATAGTCCTGGACAGCCTGAAGCAGCACTACTTCATTGACAGGGATGGACACATGTTCCGCTACATCCTCAACTTCCTCAGGACGTCCAAGCTCCTCATCCCAGACGACTTCAAA GACTACAGTCTGCTGTATGAAGAGGCGCGGTACTTCCAGTTGCAGCCTATGCTGGCTGAGATGGAACGCTGGCGTCAGGACCAGGAGCTGGGCCGGGTGTCATGCCCCTGCGAATGTCTTGTGGTACGTGTTGCACCTGACCTTGGTGAGAGGATCACGCTCAGCGGAGACAAAGCCCTGATCGAAGACGTGTTCCCCGAAATTGGCGACGTCATGTGCAACTCTGTGAACGCCGGCTGGAACCACGACTCCACGCACGTCATCCGCTTCCCTCTGAATGGATATTGCCACCTCAACTCTGTGCAG GTTCTAGAGCGTCTCCAACAACGCGGCTTCGAGATCGCCGGTTCCTGCGGCGGAGGTGTGGACTCGTCCCAATTCAGCGAGTACGTCCTGAGGAGGGAACTGAGGAGGACGAGTCAGCGAGGACCCAATTCAAACAGGATAAAGCAGGAGCAGCTGGACTAG
- the kctd1 gene encoding BTB/POZ domain-containing protein KCTD1 isoform X1, translating to MDETDIMDLTHQKARKRPRPISSVDESVHATLKRLPIRAPECREPSSLMFAVRGEPVPAASLKQNDHSVTSSPNTVMPAQDNRSSMSRPMITRSPVSPLSNQGIPTPAQLTKSNAPVHIDVGGHMYTSSLATLTKFPESRIGRLFDGTEPIVLDSLKQHYFIDRDGHMFRYILNFLRTSKLLIPDDFKDYSLLYEEARYFQLQPMLAEMERWRQDQELGRVSCPCECLVVRVAPDLGERITLSGDKALIEDVFPEIGDVMCNSVNAGWNHDSTHVIRFPLNGYCHLNSVQVLERLQQRGFEIAGSCGGGVDSSQFSEYVLRRELRRTSQRGPNSNRIKQEQLD from the exons ATGGACGAAACGGACATCATGGACTTAACGCATCAGAAAGCGAGGAAACGACCGCGTCCAATCAGTTCCGTGGATGAGTCGGTGCACGCGACCCTCAAACGGCTCCCGATCCGAGCGCCGGAGTGCAGGGAGCCCTCCTCACTCATGTTTGCAGTCCGAGGAGAGCCGGTGCCCGCTGCGTCTCTCAAGCAGAATGACCATTCGGTGACTTCCTCTCCAAACACAGTGATGCCGGCGCAG GATAATCGGTCCAGCATGTCCAGACCCATGATCACACGGTCACCAGTGTCTCCCTTGAGTAACCAGGGCATCCCCACACCTGCACAGCTCACCAAGTCCAACGCCCCTGTGCACATTGATGTGGGCGGACACATGTACACCAGCAGTCTGGCCACCTTAACGAAATTCCCTGAATCCCG AATCGGTCGTCTCTTTGATGGCACAGAGCCCATAGTCCTGGACAGCCTGAAGCAGCACTACTTCATTGACAGGGATGGACACATGTTCCGCTACATCCTCAACTTCCTCAGGACGTCCAAGCTCCTCATCCCAGACGACTTCAAA GACTACAGTCTGCTGTATGAAGAGGCGCGGTACTTCCAGTTGCAGCCTATGCTGGCTGAGATGGAACGCTGGCGTCAGGACCAGGAGCTGGGCCGGGTGTCATGCCCCTGCGAATGTCTTGTGGTACGTGTTGCACCTGACCTTGGTGAGAGGATCACGCTCAGCGGAGACAAAGCCCTGATCGAAGACGTGTTCCCCGAAATTGGCGACGTCATGTGCAACTCTGTGAACGCCGGCTGGAACCACGACTCCACGCACGTCATCCGCTTCCCTCTGAATGGATATTGCCACCTCAACTCTGTGCAG GTTCTAGAGCGTCTCCAACAACGCGGCTTCGAGATCGCCGGTTCCTGCGGCGGAGGTGTGGACTCGTCCCAATTCAGCGAGTACGTCCTGAGGAGGGAACTGAGGAGGACGAGTCAGCGAGGACCCAATTCAAACAGGATAAAGCAGGAGCAGCTGGACTAG